The sequence TTTTGAAAAATAGTGTTACAAAAGGCTCAAATTGATCATTTTTACAGGCTTCTTTAATTCTTTGTTTATATGATAATAAAGCTTCTTTTGTTGTAATAGGTGGAACTAAATTTGGCATAACTAAAGCACCACTAAATGTTTTTGATGTTAGAGGTCCTACAAGTTTTAGCATATCTGCATCTCTTAAATGAAGATGCATATCCAAAGGTTCATTTATTTCAAATGATTGAAAGTTATTCATCTAAATAGCTTCCTCATCTTCTTCACCCGTTCTAATTCTTACAATTTTTTCAATAGGAGAAACAAATATTTTTCCATCTCCAATTTTTCCTGTTCTTGCAGCTTCTATAATAACTGAAATTATGTTATCAACATTTTCATCTGCAACAATTAACTCAATTTTGATTTTTGGTAAGAAATCAACAACATATTCAGCACCTCTATAAAGTTCACTATGTCCTTGTTGTCTTCCATATCCCTTTACATCAGATACAGTCATACCAGTAATTCCTGCTTCTTGTAAAGCATCTTTTACATCTTCAAGTTTAAATGGCTTGATTACAGCTTCAATTCTCTTCACTACAAATCCTTTTTTAAATTCGCATTATTTTAACAAAAGATTATTAAACTAATATTATTAAGTAAATTTTAGATTACAGCAACTCATAAAATATATAGAAATTAAAAACTACATTTACTTTGTTTAATATTTCATAAAGTAAATAATTAATAAATTTATTATATAATCTAGCCAAATTTATGAAAACTAGTTATAGGAAAATATGTTAAATATATTAACAAATAAATCAAAATTTACAGAAGATGATTTAGTAAAAGAACTTATAAATCCAAGCCCTTCAGTTGAACAACTAAATAAAATATATCAAAATTCAAATATTGAACTAAATTCTCTTTATCACCATAATGAACCTATTTTACATACTTGTTGTAAAAAAGATTTATTTGACTCAGTACTTTGGTTATTAGAACATAATATTAATACTGAAATTGAAACGGAACAAAAAGAGACAGCTATTTTTTATGCTATATATTCAAAAGACAGTAAAATGTTAAAAACTTTAGTTGATTTTAATGTAAATGTAAATCATATCAACAATAAAAATAGAACTGCTTTACAAGAATCAATAAATAACTCAAATAATAAAGTAATAAGGTATTTATTACAAATTACTAAAGTTCTAAATAATAAAGATACAAATGGAAATAATCTTATCTTTGATGCAATTTCAAATGGAAATTTTAATCTCATAAAAAATATTGTTTCTTTAAAAAAAATTGATATAAATGAGATAAACAATCAAGGTAATTGTGTATTACACTTAGAAAATGTTTTAAAAAACAATGAATTAGCGATGTTTTTATTAGAATCAGGAGCAAATCCAACGATAGATGATAGAAATGGGAAAAGTTTCCTTTTTTATTCTGTTTTAAATGGAATAAAAAATATGAATCTTATAAAAAGAGCAAGTTTTTTTGGTTTTGATTTAAATTTGAAAAATAAAGATAATAGAAATATTTTAATGGAAGCAACAAATCATTTTTTAAATCTTCCAAAAGATGATAAAAAAACAGTAAATGGCCAAGCTGAACTGATAAAAGAGTTAGTTCAAATGAATATCAATATTCAAGCAATTGACAATGATAATGAAACTGTTTTTTTCAATATTACAAGAAGTGAGGACAGAGATTTAATTCACTATTTTTTAAATAATGGACTAAATATTAATTTAAACAAACAAAATAATATAGGATTAACTCCTTTAACTATTTTAGTTTTAAATGGAATAAAAAATAGTGATTTAATAAAATTATATTTAGAAAAAGGTGCAAGCCTAAATACAAAAAATAAATTTGGAAAAACAACTATAGAAATTTTAATAGACATAATTTTACATCAAGACAATAAAATTGAGATTGAACCAGAATACAAACTTTTATTAGTTGAAGATGCACAGTATAAAGATATTTTGGAATTATTTATAAAAAATTATGATGTTGAAATAAATGAACTAAATTCTAAAGGTGAACCTTTATTTTTCTCTTCTCTTTTAAATTTCAATTTTTCTTTATTTAAAATTTTACGAACAAAAAATACAGATTTAAATAAAAAAGATGAAAATGAAGATAATATTATTTTTAAATTAATGAATTTAAATTATGAAAATAAAATACAAAATAAAAAGATTTACTTAAATACTATAAAAAATCTTGTAAATGTAGGTGTTGATATAAATGCAACAAATAAAGATGGACTTACAGCTTTGCAGCTTGCAATTTTTAATAATTGTAAAGAAACTGTTAAACTTTTATTGGAATTAAGAGCATCTTGTAATCTGATTGATGAAAAAGGTAGAACTTTAATTCATACTTGTATTTTTCAAGATAAAACACTTTATATAAAAGAAATTCATCAATCTAATCAAGAAATTATAAATTTAGCAGATTCTTTTGGAACAAGGCCTATAAATTATGCTGCATTTATGGGCAAAAAAGATTTAGTTCTTGAAATGTTAGCAATGGGTGCTTTAATAAATAATCATCATAAAAAATCGCCAAAGATTTTATCTTTTCTTGAAAAATATCATAAAAATATACTAAATCTTACTATTGGTGTAAAAGATGAATCAGACAAAGCAAATCTCAATCTACTTGCACAAAATATGATAAAAGAGTTTAATATAAAAACATCTGTTTAATTTTTATACAATTTTTTATTTATACATTTTTTTATTTTTTATATAATAAAGAAAAGTATAGGAAATTGTATGAAAGAGTTTTTTGAAACATATAATCAACACCAAGAGGATATAGAGT is a genomic window of Arcobacter lacus containing:
- a CDS encoding P-II family nitrogen regulator, which codes for MKRIEAVIKPFKLEDVKDALQEAGITGMTVSDVKGYGRQQGHSELYRGAEYVVDFLPKIKIELIVADENVDNIISVIIEAARTGKIGDGKIFVSPIEKIVRIRTGEEDEEAI
- a CDS encoding ankyrin repeat domain-containing protein, yielding MLNILTNKSKFTEDDLVKELINPSPSVEQLNKIYQNSNIELNSLYHHNEPILHTCCKKDLFDSVLWLLEHNINTEIETEQKETAIFYAIYSKDSKMLKTLVDFNVNVNHINNKNRTALQESINNSNNKVIRYLLQITKVLNNKDTNGNNLIFDAISNGNFNLIKNIVSLKKIDINEINNQGNCVLHLENVLKNNELAMFLLESGANPTIDDRNGKSFLFYSVLNGIKNMNLIKRASFFGFDLNLKNKDNRNILMEATNHFLNLPKDDKKTVNGQAELIKELVQMNINIQAIDNDNETVFFNITRSEDRDLIHYFLNNGLNINLNKQNNIGLTPLTILVLNGIKNSDLIKLYLEKGASLNTKNKFGKTTIEILIDIILHQDNKIEIEPEYKLLLVEDAQYKDILELFIKNYDVEINELNSKGEPLFFSSLLNFNFSLFKILRTKNTDLNKKDENEDNIIFKLMNLNYENKIQNKKIYLNTIKNLVNVGVDINATNKDGLTALQLAIFNNCKETVKLLLELRASCNLIDEKGRTLIHTCIFQDKTLYIKEIHQSNQEIINLADSFGTRPINYAAFMGKKDLVLEMLAMGALINNHHKKSPKILSFLEKYHKNILNLTIGVKDESDKANLNLLAQNMIKEFNIKTSV